The Bernardetia sp. ABR2-2B DNA window GAATTGCACAAGTTTCGATGAACATAACTGATGTTAGAGCAACCCCTTTACATACTGCTTTTGAAGAGACACGAAAAAGTGCAGCTTCTCGTGGAATGCGTGTAACAGGAACAGAAATAGTAGGATTAGTTCCTTTAGAAATGATGACTTCGGCAGGTAGATATTTTTTAGAACAGCAAAATCGTTCGACAGGAGTTTCAGAGGAAGAACTTATCAAAATTGCTATTAAATCAATGGGTTTAGATGATTTGAAACCTTTTGATCCAAAAGAGAAAATTATTGAATACAAAATTGCTGATGCTACAAAAACGCCTTTACTTCAAAAAAACTTAACTGAATTTGCAGAAGAAACAGCTTCTGAATCTCCAGCACCGGGGGGAGGTTCTATTTCTGCTTATGTTGGAAGTTTAGGAGCTGCTTTGGGAACTATGGTAGCTAATCTTTCTTCACACAAGAGAGGTTGGGACAGCCGTTGGAAAGAATTTTCAGACTTAGCAGAAGAAGGACAAATGTATAAAAATCAATTGTTGGCTTTAGTTGATGAAGATACTCATGCTTTTAATGGAATTATGAATGCTTTTGGTTTACCAAAAGAAACTGAAACGGATATTACTGCAAGAAAAAAAGCTATTTCTGATGCAACAAAAAATGCGATTGAAGTTCCGTTGAGAATGATGGAAATTTGTGCTTCAATGTTTGATTGGTTGGAAAAATTAGCTAGAACAGGAAATCCAAATTCGGCTTCTGATACAGGCGTAGGTGCAATTTGTGTACGTGCTGCTTTGCGTGGAGCTTACTTGAATGTAAAGATTAATGCTGCTTCTTTTGATGATATGACTTTTATTGAAGAAAGTTTAGAAAAAGCAAAAGCCTACCACAAAACAGCAAAAAAAGGAGAAAAAAAGGTCTTGAAAATTGTCAAAAAAGCTATTGAGGAAATGTAAAGGTTATAGTAATATTTACAGGTTATTTTACAAATAAATCAAAAGACCATTTCAAGTTTACCTTTGAAGTGGTCTTTTGTAATTTTACTCTTACGTTTTAGTGTGAGAAAATGTATACCCGATGCCGTTGTTGGTGTTTTAGCGAAGCGACACCAACAACCACTCAAATCAATTTAAAATAATTGAGCTGCAATTTTTTCAGTAGCTCCCGAACGTCCCATTGTATAATAATGAAGACAGGGCGCACCTTTCTCAATCAGTTCTTTTGATTGCTGCACAGCCCATTCTATTCCTATTTCCACAACAGCTTTATTATCTTTACAAGCAGAAACTGCAGTTACCAAATCATCGGGAATATCAATATGAAAAATACGTGGCAAAACACTTAGTTGCTTTTTTGTTGTAAAAGGTTTTAAACCAGGAATAATTGGAACATTGATTCCGACTTCTCTACATTTTTCTACAAACTCAAAATATTTTGCATTATTGAAAAACATTTGAGTAACAATATATTCTGCACCTGCATCTACTTTTGCTTTTAAGTAAGCCAAATCACTATTCAGATTGGGAGATTCGAAGTGTTTTTCAGGATAACCAGCCACACCAATACAAAAATTTGTTGGAATTGGGTGATGCAAATCATCATCGATATAATTCCCTTCATTCATATTTACAATTTGTCCAATTAAATCAACGGCATAATTATGTCCATCTTTTTCTGGAATAAAAGAACCCTCTGATTTGACAGCATCTCCACGAAGAGCAAGGACGTTTTCAATACCTAAAAAAGACAAATCTATAAGAGCATTTTCAGTTTCTTCTTTTGAAAAGCCTCCACAAATGATATGAGGAACAGCATCTACTTGATAACGATTCATAATAGCTGCACAAATACCAACTGTACCAGGGCGTTTGCGAGTTACCTTTTTCTCTAAAAGTCCTTCTCCACGTGTTTTATACACATACTCTTCTCTGTGATAAGTAACATCAACAAAAGGAGGATTAAATTCCATCAATGGGTTCATTGCATCAAAAATGGACTGAATACTTTCACCTTTGAGTGGGGGAATAAGTTCAAATGAAAAGAGAGTTTTTCCTTTGTTTTCGTTTAAATGTTCAATTACTTTCAATGCTGTTCTGTTTTAGAGTAAGATAGATGATAAAGAAGATGAAAAAAATATTATTTTAGTCTTAGAATATTGTGTGAGATATGTTTGTTTGATTTAGTAGGCTACAAATATACAACTTACAACTTATTTAATTAAATTTGTTTTACAGAAAAAAAGTGCCAAAGCAGAATTTTTATTTAAAAAAGACTGGTTTTTACTTTTTTGTCTATCTTCTAAAATCTAATTTCTAAATTTTTATGAACCCTTGTGTAATTTGGTTTATTGGTCTTTCAGGTGCTGGTAAAACAACGCTTTCAGACGCTCTTTTTGAAGAATTAAAGAACAAATATACTTCTGTTCTGCTCAAAAAATTAGATGGTGATTTGCTTCGAAATGGTCTTAACAATAATCTTGGATTTTCTTTAACAGACCGAAATGAAAATATTCGTCGTTCGGCAGAGGTAGCCAAACTTTTTTATGAAACTGGTTTTGTTGTTTTGGCTTCTTTTATTACTCCTACTCATCAAAATCAAAAAACTATTGATGAGATTTTTCAACAAAAGGAAAATTCTGAAATAAAAAACTTATTCAGAATTTTTATCGATTGTCCTTTAGAAACATGTGAACAAAGAGATGTAAAAGGACTTTACAAAAAAGCACGTACAGGCGAAATAAAAGAGTTTACAGGAATTAGTAGTCCTTTTGAAAAACCGTTGCTAAGTCAGACAGATTTAATTATTGATAGCAGCAAACATACAGTTAAAGAAAGTATAGGACTTATTTTGGATAAATTAGAAGAAAAAGGGTTTTTGCAAAAAGTATAGCTTACTATTTGAATAAATAAAAGCTAGAATACTAGAAATTTTGAAAAAAAATGCTACTTTGTGATAGGATTCTAAAAATATCTAAAGAATACTCTTCGTCTTTGTTAGTGTTTTAGCGAATGTTTTAGCGTGGCGACACTAACAAAATATTAAACTTCAATACTCGTATTGAATCTTATTTCCCATTTTGTATAAAAAATACTGTTACTATGAGTTTGCTCAAAAACCTTATCAATAAATTCCAACAACTTTTTAGTGGTTCGGCTGCTCCAAGTCCAGATTCAAGTAGAGCTACACAAGCAAGACAACAGCTTTTTGTGGCAATTTTGGAAGCCTGTGATGATGGAATTATCACAACTGATGAAATGTCTGATGTGAGAGCATTACAAGCTAGGCTAGGAATGTCTGATTCAGAACTCAACAGCATTAAAATCCAAGTTTTACAAAATCTCATTGATAGAGTAATGGAAGATAATATTGTTACTGAAGAGGAAATGGACTTTATCGAACAAATAGAAATTGACCTCCAACTTGGAGTTGCTGATTCTTTAAAAATAAAAGGAGATATCGAAAGAGTACGAAGAATGTACAAACGTTCGAAGTCTGTTGGTGGAGATGAATTTGATGATGATGATTTTTTTGACGATGATAACGACGACTACGATGAAGACTATGACGATACAGAATATGATGATGATGAGGGAATAGACATCGGAGATGCTGCTGCAATAGCTACTGCTGTGGGTGTAGGTGCAGTTTTGGCAGATGAGTTGTCTGAAAGTGACGCAGAAGAAAATGCAGTTGAAGAAGGTAGTGAAGATGCTAATGAAACAGAAAATTTCTCTGACGAATCATAGAATAAAGTTTTTATAGTTAGTCTAAGGATTAATTATTTGTGAATTCTAAGAAAGTACAAAAGTCCTAATTTATCATACAGCTAACAACATTTTTTATTCAAGGTTAAGCAAGTTATGCCTTTACTATTTTAAAGCGCAACAATTTTTGTGGTTTAGTGTTTAGTTACAGCAAACATTATATTTTTAATGCTCATTAATTAATCTAGGCTTATTTTTTGCAATATTTCTATTCAAAATAATTGGTAAGCAACTCTTACGAATATCCTGCTCTATTTTTCGATATTTTTATTTACTATTTTTTCAACTTATGATTCCAGCACCTTTACCAAGTAATGAAAACGAACGATTAAATGCTCTTTTGCGCTATGAAGTAATGGATACTGATTCTGAAAAAGAATTTGATGATTTGGTAAAACTCGCTTCTCAAATATGTGAGTCTGAAATTTCTTTGGTTTCTCTTATTGATTCTGAACGTCAATGGTTTAAAGCAAAAGTAGGTTTAGATGCTGCTGAAACGCATAGAGATATGGCATTTTGCGCTCACGCAATTCTTCAAGATGACGTTTTTGAAGTAGAAAATGCGCTTGAAGACGAGCGTTTTCATGATAATCCTTTAGTCGCAGATAAAGATGGTTTGAATATTCGTTTTTATGCAGGAATGCCTCTCAAAAATCCAGAAGGACTAAATTTGGGAACGCTCTGCGTAATTGATAATGTTCCTAAAAAACTAACAGAAGCCCAAAAATTTGCTCTCAAAACACTAGGAAGTCAAGTAGTAACACAGTTAGAACTACGTCTTAAATTTAGAGATTTACAAGAAGAAATGAAGAAAGTACAGGCTGCTCAAAGACAGCTTGTAGAAACAGAAAAAATGGCAACATTAGGGCAACTTGCTGCCAATGTAGCGCACGAAATAAATACTCCTTTAGGAGCAATTCGTTCTTCAGCTGACAATTCAGTAATTACGATGAACGAACTTTTGCCTCGCCTTGCAGGTTTTTTGCAAGGGTTATCGCAAGAAAAATCAATTGTTTTTAATAATTTAATAGAATATTCGGCAAGTGCTAAGAGTAACTTCTCCTCTAGGGAAAAACGAGCTGTAAAATATGAGTTAATAGAAAAACTAGAAGAACAAAATATTGATGATGCAAATACAATTGCTGATTATATAGTAGAATTAGGATTGTATAATAATCCAGAACTTTATGAACCTTTGTTAGAAACAGAAAATCCTTGTTATACTTTTAAGGTAGCCCATCAGTTATCAGCAATTGCCAAAAATAACAAAACAATAAAGTTAGCTACTGATAAAGCTTCCAAAATTATATTTGCCCTCAAAAACTTTTCTCGTCAAAATCAAACAGGACAACAAGCAAAAGTAAATATCAATGCTACTATTGAGGATACGATTACTCTTTATGAAAATCAATTCAAACATGGCATAAATCTACAGCTTCATCTTGAAGAAATTCCTGAGTTCATGGGCTATCCAGATGAATTAGTACAAGTTTGGACAAATCTTATTCATAATGCTATTCAAGCTATGAAAAGTAAAGGCGAACTAACCATAACGACAAAGTTAAAAGCAAATTCTCAAAACAAAAAGATACATCTTTCCGTAACAGATACAGGTGCAGGTATCCCAAAAGATATACAAAAAAAAGTATTTAATCCTTTCTTTACTACAAAAAGAGAAGGTGAAGGAAGTGGATTAGGATTAGATATTACCAAAAAAATAGTGGAAAAACACAATGGTAAAATTTGGTTTGAAACACAAGAAAATAAAGGAACTACTTTTTTTGTAGAATTACCACTATAAGTAAATAGAAGTAACTATTTCTAATCAAATTTTTTTACTCAAAAAGATAAGTCTAGTTTAAAAATAGGAACTAACTAACAATTAATCAGTAGGTTATCTCAACCTGTGCACTTGAAATTATTCAATATGCATCATTTTATTACTACGTGTCTTGTTCTTGATGTCATAAAGATATAATTTTTTTAACTTTGAAAAACTATTATCAATTCCAAAAACGATTCAAAATTCTTATTTTATGGCAAAAGCAAAAAAGACAAAAGCGATTCTTTGCGTAGATGATGACCACATTATCTTAGGCAGTCTCAAGATTCAATTAATGCAAGAGTTTAATGACGATTTTATTATCGAAACAGCAGAAAGTGGAGACGAGGCATTAGAAATTCTTGATTTTCTAACAGAAAGAAATATCAATACATTAGTTATCATTACAGACTGGCTAATGCCTGAAATGAAAGGTGATGAGCTTTTGGTAGAAGTAAATAAACAATTTCCGAAAGTAGGTAAAATAATGCTATCAGGACAAGCAGAAGAAGAAGCTATTCAAACAGCTTTTGAAGAGGGAAATATGCACTTTTTCTTATCCAAACCTTGGGATAAAAAAGAACTAATAGATAAAATTTATAAATCTGTTGAGATGATAAATGCCTAGTTGTCTCTCATAAAATAAAAGTAAAAGGTTTGACATACTAATCAGTAGGTCAGACCTTTTTTATTGACTTCTGATAACTCTTTGATAACTCTCATTTTTAGCTAAAATAATTACTTTTTTGTAATTTTACATTATGTCTATTCCATCACACATCATCGACGAAATAAGAGATAATGCCCACATTGAAGAAGTAGTGGGAGATTTTGTTACGCTCAAAAAGCAAGGAGCTAGTTTCAAAGCCTGTTGTCCCTTTCATCAAGAAAAAACACCTTCTTTTGTCGTTACTCCAAGTAAAGGAATTTTTAAGTGCTTTGGTTGTGGGAAAGGAGGAGACAGTATTACTTTTGTGATGGAACACGAGAGTATGAGTTATCCTGAAGCCTTGCGTTTTTTGGCAGGAAAATACAGCATTACAATTCCAGAAGAGAATGAAGCGAGTGATGAAGCTAAGGAAGAGCAAAGACACAAAGAAAGCCTTTTAATTGTACTTGCATTTGCACAAAAATTTTATACCGAAAATCTCAAGAATACAGACGAAGGAAAGTCTGTTGGAGGAAGTTATTTTAGAGAGCGTGGGTTTATACAAAAAACACAAGAAAAATTTGAGCTAGGTTATGCGTTTGACGAGTGGGATTCTATCTTAAAAGCTGCAATAGAAAAAGGACACAGCAACCAGTTTTTGGAAGATACAGGACTGATAATAAAAAAAGAAGATAGGAATTACGACCGTTTTCGTGGGCGTGTAATGTTTCCAATTCATAATGTTTCGGGCAGGACAATTGGTTTTGGTGCAAGAGCTTTGAAAAAAGACCAACAACCTAAATATCTCAATAGTCCAGAAA harbors:
- the ftcD gene encoding glutamate formimidoyltransferase, whose translation is MKQLIECVPNFSEGRNMDIINQITKEIESVEGVSLLDVDPGKATNRTVVTFVGEPEPVLEAAFLAMKKAKELIDMSKHTGEHPRFGATDVCPLIPIANISMEETAKLAHKLAKRVGTELDYPVYLYEAAATKPARKNLAFVRQGEYEGLKERIKTEKPDFGKAEFRPKTGATAISARDFLIAVNFNLNTTSSRRANSVAFDVREAGRVLREGNPITGKIKKDKNGEPLRQEGTCKGTKGIGWFIEEYGIAQVSMNITDVRATPLHTAFEETRKSAASRGMRVTGTEIVGLVPLEMMTSAGRYFLEQQNRSTGVSEEELIKIAIKSMGLDDLKPFDPKEKIIEYKIADATKTPLLQKNLTEFAEETASESPAPGGGSISAYVGSLGAALGTMVANLSSHKRGWDSRWKEFSDLAEEGQMYKNQLLALVDEDTHAFNGIMNAFGLPKETETDITARKKAISDATKNAIEVPLRMMEICASMFDWLEKLARTGNPNSASDTGVGAICVRAALRGAYLNVKINAASFDDMTFIEESLEKAKAYHKTAKKGEKKVLKIVKKAIEEM
- the metF gene encoding methylenetetrahydrofolate reductase [NAD(P)H], which codes for MKVIEHLNENKGKTLFSFELIPPLKGESIQSIFDAMNPLMEFNPPFVDVTYHREEYVYKTRGEGLLEKKVTRKRPGTVGICAAIMNRYQVDAVPHIICGGFSKEETENALIDLSFLGIENVLALRGDAVKSEGSFIPEKDGHNYAVDLIGQIVNMNEGNYIDDDLHHPIPTNFCIGVAGYPEKHFESPNLNSDLAYLKAKVDAGAEYIVTQMFFNNAKYFEFVEKCREVGINVPIIPGLKPFTTKKQLSVLPRIFHIDIPDDLVTAVSACKDNKAVVEIGIEWAVQQSKELIEKGAPCLHYYTMGRSGATEKIAAQLF
- the cysC gene encoding adenylyl-sulfate kinase, with product MNPCVIWFIGLSGAGKTTLSDALFEELKNKYTSVLLKKLDGDLLRNGLNNNLGFSLTDRNENIRRSAEVAKLFYETGFVVLASFITPTHQNQKTIDEIFQQKENSEIKNLFRIFIDCPLETCEQRDVKGLYKKARTGEIKEFTGISSPFEKPLLSQTDLIIDSSKHTVKESIGLILDKLEEKGFLQKV
- a CDS encoding ATP-binding protein; translation: MIPAPLPSNENERLNALLRYEVMDTDSEKEFDDLVKLASQICESEISLVSLIDSERQWFKAKVGLDAAETHRDMAFCAHAILQDDVFEVENALEDERFHDNPLVADKDGLNIRFYAGMPLKNPEGLNLGTLCVIDNVPKKLTEAQKFALKTLGSQVVTQLELRLKFRDLQEEMKKVQAAQRQLVETEKMATLGQLAANVAHEINTPLGAIRSSADNSVITMNELLPRLAGFLQGLSQEKSIVFNNLIEYSASAKSNFSSREKRAVKYELIEKLEEQNIDDANTIADYIVELGLYNNPELYEPLLETENPCYTFKVAHQLSAIAKNNKTIKLATDKASKIIFALKNFSRQNQTGQQAKVNINATIEDTITLYENQFKHGINLQLHLEEIPEFMGYPDELVQVWTNLIHNAIQAMKSKGELTITTKLKANSQNKKIHLSVTDTGAGIPKDIQKKVFNPFFTTKREGEGSGLGLDITKKIVEKHNGKIWFETQENKGTTFFVELPL
- a CDS encoding response regulator is translated as MAKAKKTKAILCVDDDHIILGSLKIQLMQEFNDDFIIETAESGDEALEILDFLTERNINTLVIITDWLMPEMKGDELLVEVNKQFPKVGKIMLSGQAEEEAIQTAFEEGNMHFFLSKPWDKKELIDKIYKSVEMINA